DNA from Mesorhizobium loti R88b:
CGTGTCGATGACGATGAACGGCGCGGTGCTGCCGATCATGGCGCTTTACATCGTCGCGGCGGAAGAACAGGGCGTTGCGCAGAAGGATCTGGCCGGGACCATTCAGAACGACATTCTGAAGGAGTTCATGGTCCGCAACACCTACATCTATCCGCCCAAACCCTCGATGCGGATCGTTTCGGACATCTTCTCCTATACGTCGAAGAACATGCCAAAGTTCAATTCGATATCGATCTCCGGCTATCACATGCAGGAGGCAGGGGCGACCGCCGACCTGGAACTCGCCTATACGATCGCCGACGGCATCGAGTATGCCCGCGCCGGCGTTGCCGCGGGTCTCGATATCGACCGCTTCGCGCCACGCCTGTCCTTCTTCTGGGCAATCGGCATGAACTTCTTCATGGAAGTGGCCAAGCTCAGGGCGGCGCGCCTGCTGTGGGCGACGCTGATGAAGAAGAATTTTGCGCCGAAGGACGAACGCTCGCTATCGCTGCGCACCCATTGCCAGACGTCCGGCTGGTCGCTGACGGCGCAGGACCCCTACAACAACATCATCCGCACCATGATCGAGGCGATGGCGGCAACGCAGGGGCATACCCAGTCGCTGCACACCAATTCCTTCGACGAGGCGATGGCGCTGCCGACCGACCATTCGGCCCGCATCGCCCGCAACACGCAGCTCATCCTGCAAAAGGAATCCGGCACCACGCGCATCATCGATCCGTGGGGCGGCTCCGCCTATCTCGAACGGCTAACCCACGATCTGGCGGCGCGCGCGCTTGCCCATATCGAGGAGGTCGAGGCTCTCGGCGGGATGGCGGCGGCGACCGAACAAGGCATTCCGAAGCTGCGCATCGAGGAGGCTGCAGCACGCACGCAGGCACGCATCGATTCCGGCGAGCAGATGCTGGTCGGCGTCAACGCGCATCGTCCCGAGACCGACATCGAGGTCGACGTGCTGAAGATCGACAATGCCGAGGTCCGGGCGCGGCAATTGTCGAAGCTGCAACGGCTGAAAGGCACTCGCGAGGTCGCTGCGGTGGAAAGCGCGCTCGATGCACTGACCCGTGCTGCGCACGGCAATGAAAACCTGCTGGAATTCGCCATCCGCGCCGCACGTGCCAATGCCACGGTCGGCGAAATCTCATTCGCCCTGGAAAGGGCCTTTGGCCGCCATGTCGCGACGGTCCAGACCATTTCTGGCGTCTATCGCAAGGCGCTTGGCGACAATCCGGTGGTCGACGGGCTTCAGGACAAGCTCGACGCCTTCGAGAAGAAAAACGGCGGCAAGCCGCGTATCCTCGTTGCCAAGATGGGACAGGATGGCCACGACCGGGGACAGAAGGTCATCGCCACCGCCTTCGCCGATCTCGGCTTCGACGTCACCGTCGGCGCGATGTTCCAGACACCGGAAGAGATCGCTAAACTGGCTGTCCAGCAGGATGTCCATATCATCGGCGCCTCATCGCTGGCCGCAGGACATCTGACGCTGATCCCCGAATTGCGCGACGCGCTGAAGAAGCTCGGCCGGGGCGATATGGTGATCGTTGCCGGCGGCGTCATCCCACCGCAGGATTATGACGCGGTGCTGCAAGCCGGTGCGGCGGAAATCTTCCCGCCGGGGACGGTTATTCCGGAGGCGGCGGATCGGTTGTTGGATCGGCTGCTGCGAGCTGATTAGGCTACGACGCTCTAACTGTCCGACAGCTTGACGATTTCCCATTCCTTGCCGTTGACCGTGACGACCTCGCCAACCTTCTTGCCGAACAGCGCGACCGCCATCGGAGAAACGTGCGAAATGCTGCCCTTGGTGGGATCGGCCTCGTCCTCGCCGACGATCTTCCAGTGCACTTTCTTGCCGTCATCGCCTTCCAGCGTGACACCCATGCCGAAGCGCACCAGATCGCTGCCGGGCTCCGGTACGGAAAGCTCGGCATTCTCGCGCCGGGCCGTCCAGTAGCGCAAATCGCGTGAGACGACGGCGATGCGCTCGCGGTCGGCTTTCCGTTCGGCTTTCGCCAGGATATCGCGCAGATCGGCCAAATTATCCTCGATCTGCGCCAAGCCGTGCTCGGTCACCAGATTGCGGTGCGTGCTGATCGGCCGTTCGCCGACGCCGGCAATGGCGTTTTCGCTATCTTCTTCGCGGGTAAAAGCTCTGCTCATTCCCTAAACCTAGGCCTCGAGTGGTTGCTCGACAAGCCATCGTCGACAGTTCGTGAAGGGGAACAGAACGTCTGGCACGATTCCTGCGGTGCCGGGGCTGACACTGTGGTGTCAGGGCTGAACGCAGGGAATCTGTGCCGATGTTGAACAGACGAACGCTGCTGACCGGAACCGCCGGCTTTGCCGTCATCGGCCTTGCGCTCGGCAAAGCGGCGGCCGCCGGCCTGACCGGCATCGAAAAGGCCTCGATACGCGGCTCGATCAATGCCACTGACCTTGGCGTGCAGCCCGGCACCTTCGACGACCAGAGCAAGGCCTTTGCCAAGCTGCTGCGCGACGCGAACAGCCGGGACATACCGGTGTTCCTGCCGGCGGGCACCTATGTGGTGTCCAACCTCTCGCTGCCCAGCCGGGTGCGTCTTTCCGGCGTGTCGGGTGCGACGCGGATCGTCTATGGCGGCGACGGCCACCTCTTCATGGCCGAACAGGCCGACCATATCGAGTTGAGCGGGTTGGTCTTTGACGGCTCGAACCGCTCGATGGGCGACTATGCGCAAGGGCTGCTCGATCTGCGCCGGGTCGGTCATCTCGTGGTCGACAATTGCCAGATAACCGGCAGCGGCAAGAACGGACTGGCGCTGGAACGTGCGGTTGGGCGCATCGAGCGCACGGACATATCGGGAGCTGCCGATGCCGGCATCTATTCAGTCGAAGCCGGAGGCCTGGCGATCACGGGCAACACCATCTCCGACTGCGCCAATGGCGGCATCCTCGTGCATCGCTGGCAAGCCGCGGAGGACGGCACGATGGTCACCGGCAATCGTGTCGAACGCATCGGTGCGCGCAGTGGCGGAACCGGCCAGAACGGCAATGGCATCAACGCCTTTCGCGCCGGCAATGTCATCATCTCGGGCAATGTCGTCTCGGACTGCGCTTTCTCGGCAATCCGCGCCAACAGTTCCAGCAATCTGCAGATTTCCGGCAACACCTGTTCGCGCTCGGGCGAGACCGCAGTCTATTCCGAATTCTCGTTCGAGGGCGCCGTCATCAGCAACAACATCGTCGATGGCGCGGCCAACGGCATCTCGATCGTCAACTTCAACGAAGGCGGCCGCATGGGTGTCTGTTCAGGCAACATCGTGCGCAATTTGTCGACCAGCGGCGCCTACACCGCGGACCCGCCCGGCTTCGGCGTCGGCATTGGCGTCGAGGCCGACACCATCGCGTCCAACAATGTCATCGAGAATGCGCCGCTCTACGGCATGTCGATCGGCTGGGGGCCGTATCTGCGCAATGTCGTGGCCACGGGCAACATCATCCGCAAGGCGGGCACGGGCATTGTCGTCAGCGTGGTCGAAGGTGCCGGCACAGCCGTCATCTCCGACAACGTCATCGACGGCGCGTTGAACGGTGCCGTCATCGGCCAGCGCTGGGCCGAACCGGTGACGGCAGACCTGACC
Protein-coding regions in this window:
- the scpA gene encoding methylmalonyl-CoA mutase, coding for MIPDFSQIGWVPPRRAPVEVKGQRTTPEGLVVKHLYNQGDLKGLPHLDTYPGLPPFVRGPYPTMYVQQPWTIRQYAGFSTAEESNAFYRRNLAAGQKGLSVAFDLATHRGYDSDHPRVAGDVGMAGVAIDSILDMRQLFDGIPLGDMTVSMTMNGAVLPIMALYIVAAEEQGVAQKDLAGTIQNDILKEFMVRNTYIYPPKPSMRIVSDIFSYTSKNMPKFNSISISGYHMQEAGATADLELAYTIADGIEYARAGVAAGLDIDRFAPRLSFFWAIGMNFFMEVAKLRAARLLWATLMKKNFAPKDERSLSLRTHCQTSGWSLTAQDPYNNIIRTMIEAMAATQGHTQSLHTNSFDEAMALPTDHSARIARNTQLILQKESGTTRIIDPWGGSAYLERLTHDLAARALAHIEEVEALGGMAAATEQGIPKLRIEEAAARTQARIDSGEQMLVGVNAHRPETDIEVDVLKIDNAEVRARQLSKLQRLKGTREVAAVESALDALTRAAHGNENLLEFAIRAARANATVGEISFALERAFGRHVATVQTISGVYRKALGDNPVVDGLQDKLDAFEKKNGGKPRILVAKMGQDGHDRGQKVIATAFADLGFDVTVGAMFQTPEEIAKLAVQQDVHIIGASSLAAGHLTLIPELRDALKKLGRGDMVIVAGGVIPPQDYDAVLQAGAAEIFPPGTVIPEAADRLLDRLLRAD
- the greA gene encoding transcription elongation factor GreA, whose translation is MSRAFTREEDSENAIAGVGERPISTHRNLVTEHGLAQIEDNLADLRDILAKAERKADRERIAVVSRDLRYWTARRENAELSVPEPGSDLVRFGMGVTLEGDDGKKVHWKIVGEDEADPTKGSISHVSPMAVALFGKKVGEVVTVNGKEWEIVKLSDS
- a CDS encoding TIGR03808 family TAT-translocated repetitive protein; the protein is MLNRRTLLTGTAGFAVIGLALGKAAAAGLTGIEKASIRGSINATDLGVQPGTFDDQSKAFAKLLRDANSRDIPVFLPAGTYVVSNLSLPSRVRLSGVSGATRIVYGGDGHLFMAEQADHIELSGLVFDGSNRSMGDYAQGLLDLRRVGHLVVDNCQITGSGKNGLALERAVGRIERTDISGAADAGIYSVEAGGLAITGNTISDCANGGILVHRWQAAEDGTMVTGNRVERIGARSGGTGQNGNGINAFRAGNVIISGNVVSDCAFSAIRANSSSNLQISGNTCSRSGETAVYSEFSFEGAVISNNIVDGAANGISIVNFNEGGRMGVCSGNIVRNLSTSGAYTADPPGFGVGIGVEADTIASNNVIENAPLYGMSIGWGPYLRNVVATGNIIRKAGTGIVVSVVEGAGTAVISDNVIDGALNGAVIGQRWAEPVTADLTQLTNSGFAHVTVERNRVS